In the genome of Dickeya fangzhongdai, one region contains:
- a CDS encoding GGDEF domain-containing protein, producing MAITNRKQLHYSVFFVLFFISHTAASFSIPQDISRQNQMLLGVIDSLFVPLYFLSLQTVIRFKNLYYPIRRTVILCAPIVVTSMLQSLVYCSLLYSLDNGNYVMASLDWATEQIATGVLLFLILTGLMAYKRAGAPLLKAVQRHKADAMLIAASVLVQILLIQSSTLEQTILLLIPLALVSIKLNFYPSALLSGLTLFIVYTLISTRYYGDYWKDTSLIYLENLISYRLNTLISCLVIMLICEKNYAKRFAINIIKRKVYTDYLSGLYNRKFLWKKVQEIPKETTLSVLICDIDNFKHINDTYGHGNGDKIIQAVSHTIKTHISHHDLAVRWGGEEFLILSRSPDKPYLNTLSTRILDSIRELQITLDGDIARHVTVSIGGCTFEYRQSPDFVMAIETADKLLYQSKQAGKDRATLRILAQDTNESESYLPVLPSAEHEKL from the coding sequence ATGGCGATAACCAACAGAAAGCAGCTCCATTACTCCGTTTTTTTTGTCCTGTTTTTTATTAGCCACACGGCGGCCTCATTCAGCATCCCGCAGGATATTTCCCGACAAAATCAGATGCTGCTCGGCGTTATCGACAGCCTGTTTGTGCCGCTCTATTTTCTGTCCTTGCAGACGGTTATCCGGTTTAAGAACCTGTACTACCCCATTCGAAGAACGGTCATTTTGTGTGCGCCGATAGTGGTGACCAGCATGCTCCAGTCGTTGGTATATTGCAGCCTGCTGTACTCGCTTGATAACGGCAATTATGTGATGGCATCGCTCGACTGGGCGACCGAACAGATCGCCACCGGCGTTCTGCTGTTCCTGATTCTGACCGGATTGATGGCCTATAAACGGGCAGGCGCGCCATTATTAAAGGCGGTTCAGCGGCATAAAGCCGACGCGATGCTGATCGCCGCCTCGGTGCTGGTGCAAATTCTGCTGATACAAAGCAGCACGCTGGAACAAACCATCCTGCTGCTTATCCCGCTGGCGCTGGTTTCGATAAAACTGAATTTCTATCCGTCGGCCCTGCTGTCGGGCCTGACGCTATTCATCGTCTATACCCTTATCTCCACACGTTATTATGGCGACTACTGGAAAGACACCTCGCTTATCTATCTTGAAAACCTGATTTCCTATCGCCTGAACACCCTGATTTCCTGTCTGGTGATCATGCTCATTTGTGAAAAGAATTACGCCAAACGTTTCGCCATCAACATTATCAAGCGGAAAGTTTATACCGATTATCTGTCAGGGCTATACAACCGGAAATTCCTGTGGAAAAAGGTCCAGGAAATACCCAAAGAGACCACGCTGTCGGTTTTGATCTGCGATATTGATAACTTCAAGCACATTAACGACACCTATGGGCACGGCAATGGCGATAAAATTATTCAGGCCGTCTCCCACACCATAAAAACGCATATTTCGCACCACGATCTCGCCGTGCGCTGGGGCGGCGAAGAATTTCTGATTTTGTCGCGCTCACCGGACAAACCGTATCTCAATACCCTCAGCACGCGCATTCTGGACAGCATCCGCGAGTTGCAGATTACGCTTGACGGCGACATTGCCCGGCACGTCACGGTGAGTATCGGCGGTTGCACATTCGAGTATCGGCAATCACCGGATTTTGTCATGGCGATCGAAACGGCGGATAAACTACTGTATCAGTCCAAGCAGGCGGGGAAAGATAGAGCTACCCTGCGCATTCTGGCGCAGGACACAAACGAATCGGAATCATACCTGCCCGTCTTACCGTCGGCGGAACACGAGAAACTGTAA
- a CDS encoding sensor domain-containing diguanylate cyclase, with the protein MFVTLLNSYFTFYHVQKKLLIEQAVKVNSSYSAKLSATVDNFFSTSEEQLDYSARLIANHIQSGNFRSLQAELQRIHQLSHGFNSMLVITANSQVIAASPTSLNLTGITLTSNEHMTTLKAKRFFISAPHTSLSGNYIVYISYPIVDDVGNYLGYIGGSLYLNNRRILNEFMNTQFSNDSFNTYVIDKEGTIIYHRDASQIGRKFSDANILNSIANQGKGSFMMPDEQGIPSPASFIRTQKADWIIITQQSFHSLEEALNDVMLSVLKQGTPLGILTLLALSILAYYISKPLRQLAKSASSMDQLGVISKIRSVKSWYLEAEQLKRVLLMGTVLLHKRIGRLSSEAHTDLLSGMLNRRGMLESMEEIRSEYKKVSVIAIDIDHFKTINDSFGHDVGDEVIRKLSQQIRKNFRKTDLVCRIGGEEFLILLPGADIHVATVIAERLRNNVANTVYMPGSRHHQVTISIGVTTFNPQKSALDIAIKTADNALYKAKNGGRNQVVVEYLSDDISLAQH; encoded by the coding sequence ATGTTCGTTACGCTATTGAATAGCTATTTCACCTTTTATCATGTTCAAAAGAAATTGCTTATTGAACAGGCAGTTAAGGTAAACTCTAGTTATTCAGCCAAATTATCCGCGACCGTGGATAACTTTTTCTCTACGTCGGAAGAACAGCTGGACTACAGCGCCAGGCTGATCGCCAACCATATCCAGTCCGGTAATTTTCGGTCGCTACAAGCCGAGCTGCAACGTATTCATCAGTTAAGCCACGGATTCAACTCGATGTTGGTGATTACGGCAAACAGCCAGGTCATTGCAGCCTCGCCGACGTCGCTAAATTTGACAGGCATCACACTTACCTCAAACGAACACATGACGACATTAAAAGCCAAAAGGTTTTTTATTAGCGCGCCTCATACGTCCCTAAGCGGCAATTATATTGTCTATATATCCTACCCTATCGTGGATGACGTCGGTAATTATCTCGGTTATATCGGCGGTTCCCTTTATCTTAATAACCGCCGTATTCTGAATGAATTCATGAATACGCAATTCAGCAATGACAGTTTTAATACTTATGTGATTGATAAAGAAGGCACCATTATTTATCACCGCGACGCCAGTCAGATTGGCAGAAAATTCAGCGACGCGAATATTCTGAATTCGATCGCCAATCAGGGTAAGGGCAGTTTTATGATGCCGGATGAACAAGGCATCCCTTCACCGGCGTCGTTTATCCGAACACAGAAGGCGGACTGGATTATTATCACCCAGCAGTCGTTCCATTCGCTTGAGGAAGCGCTGAACGATGTGATGCTCAGCGTCCTGAAGCAAGGCACGCCGCTGGGTATCCTTACTCTGCTGGCGCTCAGCATTCTGGCCTATTACATCTCCAAACCGCTGCGTCAGTTGGCCAAATCGGCCAGCAGCATGGATCAGCTCGGCGTCATTAGCAAAATCCGCTCGGTCAAGTCCTGGTACCTGGAAGCAGAACAGCTAAAACGGGTCTTACTGATGGGCACTGTATTGCTGCACAAGCGTATTGGCCGCCTCAGCTCGGAAGCCCATACCGACCTGCTTTCCGGCATGTTGAACCGACGAGGCATGCTGGAAAGCATGGAAGAGATCCGCAGCGAATATAAGAAGGTCTCGGTGATCGCTATTGATATCGATCATTTCAAAACGATCAATGACTCTTTTGGTCACGACGTCGGCGACGAGGTGATCCGCAAACTGAGCCAGCAGATCCGTAAAAACTTCCGCAAGACCGACCTGGTCTGCCGCATTGGCGGCGAAGAATTCCTGATCCTGCTGCCGGGCGCGGATATTCATGTCGCCACGGTAATTGCCGAACGGCTGCGCAATAACGTCGCCAACACCGTCTATATGCCTGGTTCCCGTCACCATCAGGTCACCATTTCAATTGGCGTGACGACCTTTAACCCGCAGAAGTCGGCGCTGGATATCGCCATCAAGACGGCGGACAACGCGCTGTACAAAGCCAAAAATGGCGGCCGTAATCAGGTGGTGGTGGAATACCTCTCCGACGATATTTCTCTGGCACAGCATTAA
- a CDS encoding secondary thiamine-phosphate synthase enzyme YjbQ — MWKQYDIRLKPRARGFHLITDEVLAQVTDLRDVKVGLLHVFICHTSASLTLNENADPTVRQDFESAFNHLVPEDEPYYRHTYEGSDDMPAHLKSSLLGSSLMLPVRNGRLHVGTWQGIYLCEHRNHGGSRSLVATLQGE; from the coding sequence ATGTGGAAACAATACGATATTCGGCTGAAACCCCGTGCCCGCGGTTTTCATTTGATTACCGATGAGGTGCTGGCGCAGGTGACGGATCTGCGTGACGTTAAGGTGGGGTTGCTGCATGTGTTTATCTGCCACACCTCGGCCTCGCTGACGCTCAATGAAAACGCCGATCCGACGGTACGGCAGGATTTTGAAAGCGCCTTTAACCATCTGGTACCGGAAGACGAGCCGTATTACCGCCATACCTACGAAGGCAGCGACGACATGCCGGCGCACCTGAAAAGCAGTTTGCTGGGCAGCAGCCTGATGTTGCCGGTGCGCAATGGTCGGCTGCATGTCGGCACCTGGCAGGGAATTTACCTGTGCGAACACCGCAATCACGGCGGCAGCCGTTCGCTGGTGGCGACGCTGCAAGGCGAGTAA
- a CDS encoding methyl-accepting chemotaxis protein: MRLSDWRIGYRLGAGFAALAAMLLIVGILSILKLSSFHDNARDIVQEIYPKTVDANNLIENVSEGVRVFQQLLLVSGDDKIKSVTDQIPPVSQEITRLMSELEKYANESNNAKIQQVISDIRTIRADFLSSGQKVIALVKANDRDAAINEFNDHLNPLQKAYRKAVRQLVDYQDDMMMSTVDSMSATYHEIRLVLLAILGVGVALSVWIALAITRSVTQPIQQALVMADRVSQGDLTSQISTSRKDEAGLLLQALDNMNDSLRQIVGQVRDGAEAISTAASQIAAGNQDLSSRTEEQASSLEQTAASMEELVSTIKNTAENTQQATSIANQASSAAHRSGEVMLSVTNKMRSIREASMRMAEIIGVIDGIAFQTNILALNAAVEAARAGEQGRGFAVVAGEVRSLAQRSATAAKEIKELIDDSVDKIQEGMQLVDTAESTMDGLTGHVKDVHSIINEISQASHEQSDGISQINIAVGQIDTTTQQNAALVEESASAALSLQSQASLLAEAVSAFRLTPQGSNGAPSPARRTAALSHALPSAASVRPVATEKRAAATAGSNDDWTSF, from the coding sequence ATGCGTTTATCTGACTGGCGAATTGGTTATCGTCTGGGGGCCGGATTTGCCGCCCTGGCAGCCATGCTGTTGATAGTGGGAATACTATCAATATTGAAGTTGTCGAGTTTTCATGACAATGCACGCGATATCGTACAAGAGATATATCCCAAAACTGTTGATGCCAATAATCTGATCGAAAATGTTAGTGAAGGTGTCAGGGTATTTCAGCAATTATTGCTGGTGTCTGGTGATGACAAAATCAAGTCCGTCACCGATCAAATTCCTCCTGTTTCCCAGGAAATTACCCGGCTGATGAGTGAGCTGGAAAAATACGCCAATGAATCCAATAATGCAAAAATTCAGCAGGTCATTAGTGATATTCGCACTATTCGTGCTGATTTTTTGAGTTCCGGCCAAAAAGTGATTGCGCTGGTGAAAGCCAATGATCGGGACGCGGCGATCAACGAATTCAACGACCACCTTAATCCGTTACAAAAAGCCTACCGCAAGGCGGTGCGCCAACTGGTGGATTATCAGGACGATATGATGATGAGTACTGTCGATAGCATGTCGGCTACCTATCATGAGATCCGTCTGGTCCTGCTGGCGATTCTGGGTGTCGGCGTGGCGCTCAGTGTGTGGATTGCCTTGGCGATCACCCGTAGCGTCACCCAGCCGATTCAGCAGGCGCTGGTGATGGCGGACCGCGTATCGCAGGGCGATCTCACCTCGCAAATTTCCACCAGCCGCAAGGATGAAGCCGGATTGCTCTTGCAGGCGCTGGACAACATGAACGACAGCCTGCGCCAGATTGTCGGCCAGGTGCGCGACGGCGCGGAGGCGATTTCCACCGCCGCCTCGCAAATTGCCGCGGGTAATCAGGATCTCTCGTCCCGTACCGAAGAACAGGCCAGCTCGCTGGAGCAGACGGCGGCGTCGATGGAAGAGCTGGTGTCGACCATCAAAAACACCGCGGAAAACACCCAGCAGGCCACGTCGATCGCCAATCAGGCGTCGTCGGCCGCGCACCGTAGCGGCGAAGTGATGCTGTCGGTCACCAATAAGATGCGGAGTATTCGTGAAGCCTCTATGCGTATGGCTGAAATCATCGGCGTGATCGATGGCATCGCGTTCCAGACCAACATTCTGGCGTTGAACGCCGCGGTGGAAGCCGCGCGTGCCGGCGAGCAGGGGCGCGGTTTCGCGGTAGTGGCCGGCGAGGTGCGTTCGCTGGCGCAGCGTAGCGCCACGGCGGCCAAAGAGATCAAGGAACTGATTGACGATTCGGTGGACAAGATTCAGGAAGGGATGCAACTGGTGGATACCGCCGAATCCACTATGGATGGCCTGACCGGTCACGTTAAAGATGTGCATAGCATTATCAACGAGATCTCGCAGGCCAGCCATGAGCAGAGCGATGGCATCAGCCAGATCAACATCGCGGTCGGACAAATCGACACTACCACCCAGCAGAACGCGGCGCTGGTGGAAGAGTCGGCATCCGCCGCGCTATCGCTGCAATCGCAGGCGTCGCTGCTGGCCGAAGCGGTCAGCGCGTTCCGCCTGACGCCGCAGGGCAGCAACGGAGCGCCGTCGCCGGCCCGTCGGACGGCGGCGCTATCCCACGCGCTGCCGTCTGCCGCTTCCGTTCGCCCGGTTGCGACTGAAAAACGTGCCGCCGCCACCGCTGGTAGCAATGACGACTGGACGTCGTTCTGA